TGTGCTGTCAATCTGACCTGAAGTGGCAAGCACAAGCTTTCCTTCACCATTTTCTATGGCATCTCTTGTTACTAGGTGACCATTTTTTCAGAtgatgacaaacaaacaaaccattgctgcagcttcGATGCAAGTTTATGGATAAAGCATAAGTGGTGCGCTCGGGGCTTTTGGAAAAGTTCAGATGCTTCGGAAAAGTTCACGTTTTACACTAGGTGAGCCTGAAAACGGCACGCATGTAACGTGCGCGTCATTATGTGTGTGTCGTGCATGTCACGTGCCTCctttggaaatgacaaacttaccctaagcttattggcattccttccaaCGCGCGTGCTCAGCaactatatttaaaacaaaacaatagcaCTTCATACTGAAACTACacaccaaactttttttattatcgatattgacaataatgttcggtcaataaataccaATACCGATTTTATCACCCAGACCTAGCAATTTTTAATTTGTGCAACAATTATGCttatatacaataaaaaacaaaattttaattatttattttattataaaatggtaagaaaacattaaattattttatgttaatataaaataagtgtttttaatatttaacagaAGTTTTCaattgattaaatttattttgtattgttttatgcaGTACTTTTCTATAGGttcaaatgtttatatttgtCATCATACCACCAAAAAATCTATATCTTTTTTTGAAATATGCATATTTAACTAATTCCTCTTTAATCCGTTCTTCACACAGCTTCAGGTTATGGAGGAAACTATGGAGGAACTGGAAAAGTTTGACCACACACAGGTAATGGTGAAACAGCGTGAGAACCAGCGTATTAGGAGAGACCTAGAACGGTGCAAAAATGTGCTCAACAGTACATCACCACCCCCTACACTTTCCCCAGGTATGCATTTGTATACTTGTTTATCATTATTAGACTTCCACAGCTAAACTGCTACACTATCcatcttactttttttttctttgtaggtCACTGTGGTCTGGGTCACTTGGTGAATGTATCTGGACCTAAAACCTACTCGCTCACAGTGTATGGAACGTCCTACACTTTTGGTGCTTGGGGTCGAGATGCAAATCCCGCTCCAGGAGACGAGAACAAATACTGGCTGGTGGTGCTGTCAAGTAGTAATGTATTTGGGAACTTTATTCGCCAGTATAGTAGTCTTAGCACTTTTATATTAGGTATAGTACCAACAGATACATATATATCAAGCTCAAATCCTACAACAAATACGATTCAGGGTCCAAACATGATCATGTACGGCAATGCTCTCTACTATAACTGCTACAACATATACTCTGTCTGTCAGTTCAACCTGACCACTAAAACTGTCAGTACTGTGGCTTTACCCAATGATGCAGGTTTTAATAACAAGTTTCCATTCGGACATCTCGGCACAACATACAGCTACACAGACATGGATTTTGTCACAGATGAATCAGGCGTCTATGTTATATACGCAACCACTAGCAACTTTGGAAATGTGGTGATCAGTAAAGTTGAGACTAGTAACCCGCCTGTTTTGGGCCAAACTtggtccacttctcttcacaaaaAGACCGTCACAAACACTTTCATGGTGTGCGGTGTGCTTTATGCGACTCGATACCTGGATCAAGTAACAGAGGAGATCTTTTACGCTTATGACACCAAAACCAACAAAGAGCGCTATGATTTAAGAATTAAAATTAAGAAGATGCAGGCTAATATTAAGTTTATGAATTATGACCCCAGGGATCATTTGCTGTATGTCTTCAATGATGCCTACATTGTGACTTATGAAACCAAGTTTGAGAGAGTTTAAGATTAACAATATCCTGCCTTttattctcttttaaatgtaatgatTTGACGTATTTGGTATCTATGGTTGATATGTAATGCAAATGGAAAAACTTTTTGATATGTATCACACAACTTGGTCCTTTAAATAAAGAGAAAGTGAAAATACTGATACATCTGCGTGCTTACATTATGCTGCTTTTAAATATTCATGAATGCGATGTAGTAACTCAATGCATGCTTATGCTGCCCTCTGCTGGGTGTGTAATTTCACTTGTTTTACTTGTGAAGGCGATTAAGGGTTATGTCCAAACATTTATAAAAGACATTGTATTGAAAAGGACTTACCATGTGTCATGAACCATGAGACCACTCATCAGAGTTGTAGTACATCCTAGTGGACTCCCAGAGAAAGGTTGAACACCGCCACCATCTGGGGCTCATTCAGGCCAAGCAGAAGATTCCTCACTTCTATATCAAATCTGAAAAATGTTCATTCCACCAGTGCTCCACCCAGTTTCTTAGATATATTATTAGTGCTGGGTGGCACTGTGGCTCAAttgttagcactgtagcctcacagcaggaaggttttggttcgagtcccacctgggccagttggcatttcggtgtggagtcGTATATTCTCCCCAAGTTCacattggtttcctccaggtgctccggtttcccccacagtccaaagactcaatgtgtgtgtgtgtgtgtgtgtgtgtgtgtgtgtgtgtgtgtgtgtgaatgcaagagtggtGTCtacagagtgtatgggtgtttctcagtactgggttgcgattggaaaggcatccgctacacaaaacatatgctggaatagttggcagtttattcggctgtggtgacccctgataaatcagggactatgaccaagggaaatgaatgaatgatcatcaACCATAAAGGTATCATGAAGGGTTGATGGCTCATGGATAAGGATAAGCCCAACACAGTCAAGTCTTGTAACCACCTTCAATGAAATACCTCAGATGTTTCCTCAGATTTGCAAACTTTTACTACTCTGCTGAAACAGAACTACAGCACAACATCGGGAAATAAATTGGCTCTAGAAGAGTGGCGCCACTGATTGGGGAATGCAAATCAACCTCGAAGACCAAAAAAATAGTATAAAGCAGATGTTGAGCAGATCTCTTGGATTTCCCGAAGAAACCTCAGACAATATAAAATCTTTCCCTTTCAACTCAACTTTGCCAGTCTCATATGAACCCTGGATGAGTATATTGCAGATGCTACAAACAATGAGCCAGCTCAGCAGGATTGTCTACCTATACACGTTTATGGTCCGACCACACAGTGCATTCCACATATAGAAACAGACACAGTGTTGACAATGGCTACCAACTGTGAGCAGAAATCAACCCCCTTTCCCTCCTCCAGGAATGGTTTTAGTGGcctagattaaataaaaaaggaatgaCAGGAATCCAACAAGTCCACAACACCTTGCCAACACGTGGCAAGCAAACTCATGTTCCCAGTTGTCATTAATAGGTTTAGACTTCATAACTGATGTACCTTTGATGGTTCCTCATGCGCCCTTTTCGTATATCCTGCTTCTGATTTCCCTCAAGGGTCCACATTGATGGATACAAAGAGAACAGCTTTCAACAATGTCTTGTGGCACTTCTGCCCCCCTGAGGACAGGTTCAGATTGGGGTCCCCAACTCTTCTTGAAAAAATGAAAAGCATTCTTGCTCCAACAGGTATGTGTGGTGATCAGCCTCTCTTCAGATTACACCCTCAAATCAAAGGCAAGacaaatagagaaaaaaaaactagctaAAAGCTGCTACCCATGCACTTTCTGCCATCACTACAAGAACTCCTGGCACCAGTTTCTTTGAGTACTCTCAAAACTCTCTCTGTCCACCAGATATTAATTGACCAGCTTTTCAACACATACCTAGCTTTCTTTCAATATTGTTCCCCTGGATTGAGGAGCCATCTGAAGTTTCCAAAGTCACTcactgttttttaaaaacattaaggtcTGTTCATGGCAGGTACTGTGCTATTGAATAGGCACATAAATTTCATTAAGTTCAAGTCCGTTGCCAAAGTTTCCCATAATCAAAGCAACAGCCACACCACCCTGCAGCctaagactggttactcactgaagccaagcagggctgagcctggtcagtaccttgaCGGGAGACCATTTGGGGAAACTAGGATGATGTtgcaagtggtgttagtgaggctagTAGGGGTGCTCAATTTGTGGTTTgggtgagtcctaatgccccagtaaaaatgtaaaggggacactacactgtcagtgggcgccgtcttttggatgagatgttaaaccgaggtcttgactctctgtggttattagaaaaatatcccatggcacttctcgtaaagagtagcggtgtaaccccggtgtcctggccaaagtccctccatcggcccttacaatcatagtctcctaatcatccccatccaccaaattttctctatcactgtct
The DNA window shown above is from Danio rerio strain Tuebingen ecotype United States chromosome 25, GRCz12tu, whole genome shotgun sequence and carries:
- the olmf4l1 gene encoding olfactomedin-4; protein product: MSQSNVFILLVCIPLILSQSVRGKDCVCDLQYSDPDFPENKLDNVELTASQCTGNITSEKMTEIDRLVLGLQHRIWQLVDNVSMLEKEDNGNLYAAVSLRIIELELAEIQDLLDKLNKTTNNYKQLGVETAAELQVMEETMEELEKFDHTQVMVKQRENQRIRRDLERCKNVLNSTSPPPTLSPGHCGLGHLVNVSGPKTYSLTVYGTSYTFGAWGRDANPAPGDENKYWLVVLSSSNVFGNFIRQYSSLSTFILGIVPTDTYISSSNPTTNTIQGPNMIMYGNALYYNCYNIYSVCQFNLTTKTVSTVALPNDAGFNNKFPFGHLGTTYSYTDMDFVTDESGVYVIYATTSNFGNVVISKVETSNPPVLGQTWSTSLHKKTVTNTFMVCGVLYATRYLDQVTEEIFYAYDTKTNKERYDLRIKIKKMQANIKFMNYDPRDHLLYVFNDAYIVTYETKFERV